Sequence from the Gracilinanus agilis isolate LMUSP501 chromosome 6, AgileGrace, whole genome shotgun sequence genome:
GGAAACCAAAGTAGGTGcctgttgattggggaatggctagacattGTGGCAATGAATGTAACGGAATTTTTActaaaagaaatgtttaatgTGACAACtacagagaagaatggaaatatCTGTGTGAACAGGACCAAGACACAAAGACTACAacaattaaacacacacacacagacaccccCCGcccagaaaaatcaaaagaaaatgtagcaaaattagaaaaaatcaagTGTGAATcaaataaagagaaatgagaggaTATCCTCAAATCATCTCTTCGTGGAAGTGAGATATTGCATATTGTTCTTGTTCCCAGACTTTTCATATATTGATAGGTTGTCCTGGatttttccactttttctttataaaatattgtttGTTATATAGGATGATTTTGGGGGAGTGGGATACTGGGAAAAACTTATGATGTAAATAATAAAAGactaataaaactttttaaaaatgatcaatgCTAATGCTTTTGATCAGATATTAATTTAGTTTCATAGAGGTGATAAAAAATGTGGATTCATTTATAGTCATATTCTGTGGGCTTTCGTTTTACCTAAGAACACCAGGGTGTCATTGGTTAGGAGTGATACAGATTTTGCATTAATTCTGATGTTATTGTTCATAAGTAAATTTTTACCTTAGTTTCCAGTGATAATTGAATGTGATTAGCCCTTTGAAACAACATCCCATCCTCATTGTGTAGGATGTGGTTTCCTTAATTTATGCATCAGTTTGCACCTGATTTAAAAGATGGTGCACTGCAGGGCTTAATAAATTTGTATGTATTTAGTTTCAGAATGGCTTCGTTTATTACCGTTCCTGGGTGTACTTGCACTGCTAGGATACCTTGCAGTTCGTCCTTTCCTCCCcaagaaaaaacaacagaaagataGCTTGAttaatctcaagattcagaaggAAAATCCAAAAGTAGTGAATGAAATAAACATTGAAGATTTGTGTCTTACTAAAGCTGCTTACTGCAGATGTTGGAGGTCTAAGACGGTAAGATGCTTATTTCTATATAAACACTAAAATTCTTTGCAGTTGTGGCACTTACTTCCCTAAATCAAAATTTGGATTTCTTCCATATGTAGGAAAATTTcttgtgatattttaaaaatttatccatttttcaatatttatatatttgtgtttttaaaacaGCTGTATTCTTGAATAATAGAGCAATGGAAAAGATTGGTGAGCTATTTTCAGTGAAAATTTGTGGAAGTTACTAAACTTTGTTTAGAATCAAAATTTAAACTGGTTTAGAAGATCTATAATAatatttcctctcatttaaaagtatttattacatatttataattaaataagcATATTATTTGTATATGCCATATAATTAATCATATCAATGTGATACACATGCTACatatatcaataattatattaatatgctgataattatagttatatttttatagattttttttttattttaaaccctttaacttctgtgtattgacttataggtagaagagtggtaagggtaggcaatgggggtcaagtgacttgcccagggtcacacagctgggaagtggctgaggccggatttgaacctaggacctcccatctctaggcctggctctcaatccactgagctacccagctgccccctatatagttatatttttaaaagaaaaaaatgatttgtttGAAGCCATCAGTATTACTTCCAGTTGACAATCTTTCATCATCTTCTTTTGTTACTTGGATAATGATTGTCTGGCAGTAGAAACTTGAGTTCCTGGTGATTGGACCCAAACAATGTAATAAATATGTTCTGAGatagtttttaatttaaagttgCAATATAAAATTATTAGGAGTTTGCACTGACTTTCTGTTAACCTATCTTTTGCCTAATGTGAAACTTTTTAAGATTTAAGACAAAATTTCAACAAATAATGATTTAATTGTTTAATTGCTTGGTTTGAGATACTAAAAAAGAAAGGCTGTAAGTAGTATCAGAAACTTTTTTGTTGTGTCAGATAGTATTTTGGTTAGAGAAGTACTTgataatcactttttaaaatcagtATTTTTTATTCGGTTTAGTCAGTATTTAAGTTGATTAGATCTTGTGTTTTGAATAATaacacttttaattttttccctttctagtttccTGCTTGTGATGGGTCACATAATAAACACAATGAATTAACAGGAGATAATGTGGGTCCTCTAATactgaagaagaaagaagtatgAGTGTTGGACTAATTGCATTCATTTCTGTAGTGTAAACTCATACTATATTGTATTTTTCAATCATTTGTGTCTATAAGTGCCTTTGAATGGCCTAAATGGTATCTCTAGTAGTTTTAATGAATCTTGTTGATTTGATAATTATTTCTGCCATGTAGTTTTTCTTCCTACACttgttttatatttgatacttTGTATATCTAGAAGAATCATATTTATGTAGGTCTTAAAAACAGAA
This genomic interval carries:
- the CISD2 gene encoding CDGSH iron-sulfur domain-containing protein 2, giving the protein MVLESVARIVKVQLPAYLKRLPVPESITGFARLTVSEWLRLLPFLGVLALLGYLAVRPFLPKKKQQKDSLINLKIQKENPKVVNEINIEDLCLTKAAYCRCWRSKTFPACDGSHNKHNELTGDNVGPLILKKKEV